A stretch of the Halorussus salinus genome encodes the following:
- a CDS encoding dihydroneopterin aldolase family protein — METTDSDPTDAEEACFEAGIKFGALYHQFAGTPVSPESAPSLETAIEESIENQPFADSVSVEILTDKLRDEMTGGYTELTGRFMEVEVVVDYEGVSVVTRMEMEDGYPLMRVESVA, encoded by the coding sequence ATGGAGACGACCGATTCCGACCCCACCGACGCCGAGGAGGCCTGCTTCGAGGCGGGCATCAAGTTCGGCGCGCTCTACCACCAGTTCGCCGGGACGCCCGTCAGCCCCGAGAGCGCGCCGAGCCTCGAAACCGCCATCGAGGAGTCCATCGAGAACCAACCGTTCGCCGACTCGGTGAGCGTCGAGATTCTGACCGACAAGCTCCGAGACGAGATGACCGGCGGGTACACCGAACTCACGGGTCGGTTCATGGAGGTCGAAGTCGTCGTGGACTACGAGGGCGTCTCCGTCGTCACCCGGATGGAGATGGAGGACGGCTACCCGCTGATGAGAGTCGAGTCTGTAGCATAG
- a CDS encoding ornithine cyclodeaminase family protein — translation MVRVCSDGDVADCLDLADLLPVVRDAFRKQGRDEVERPDRPHFPVGIGLGGRDSTAADDASDGGDPAGTGLVMPAYLHGARFYATKLVGVHEGNAERGLPTVNAQIALTEAETGLPAGYLAGTRITNARTGCIGGLAAAELAAGAGPQETDGLALALVGAGTQARWQARAIAAATDLRSVQVYSPSDSKESCAADLREEFEERNVSVETAESPEAAVSGANVVVTATTATEPVFPADALAPGALVVAVGAYTAEMQELAPEVFERASRVFADVPEEVAEIGDAIAADLAEDDFVPLSEVFEERAGRETDDEILVVESVGTAVLDAASAEYVFEKAAERGIGTEVEL, via the coding sequence ATGGTCAGAGTTTGCTCCGACGGTGACGTGGCCGACTGCCTCGACCTCGCCGACCTCCTGCCGGTAGTCCGCGACGCTTTCCGCAAGCAGGGCCGCGACGAGGTCGAACGCCCCGACCGCCCGCACTTCCCGGTCGGCATCGGTCTCGGCGGCCGAGATTCGACCGCGGCGGACGACGCGAGCGACGGTGGCGACCCCGCCGGAACCGGCCTCGTCATGCCCGCGTACCTCCACGGCGCGCGCTTCTACGCGACGAAACTCGTCGGCGTCCACGAGGGCAACGCCGAGCGCGGCCTCCCGACGGTCAACGCCCAAATCGCGCTGACCGAGGCCGAGACCGGGCTTCCGGCGGGCTACCTCGCAGGGACCCGAATCACCAACGCCCGCACGGGGTGTATCGGCGGACTCGCGGCCGCCGAGTTGGCCGCGGGCGCAGGTCCCCAAGAGACGGACGGTCTCGCGCTCGCGCTCGTCGGCGCGGGCACGCAGGCGCGCTGGCAGGCCCGCGCAATCGCGGCCGCGACCGACCTCCGGTCCGTCCAGGTCTACTCGCCCAGCGACTCCAAGGAGTCCTGCGCCGCCGACCTCCGCGAGGAGTTCGAGGAGAGAAACGTTTCCGTCGAGACCGCCGAGAGTCCGGAAGCCGCCGTCTCCGGTGCGAACGTGGTCGTCACGGCGACGACGGCGACCGAACCGGTGTTCCCGGCCGACGCGCTCGCGCCCGGCGCGCTGGTCGTCGCGGTCGGGGCCTACACTGCCGAGATGCAGGAACTGGCTCCCGAGGTGTTCGAGCGCGCGAGTCGGGTCTTCGCGGACGTGCCCGAGGAGGTCGCCGAAATCGGGGACGCGATAGCCGCGGACCTCGCCGAAGACGACTTCGTTCCCCTCTCGGAGGTCTTCGAGGAGCGCGCCGGACGCGAGACCGACGACGAGATTCTGGTGGTCGAGAGCGTCGGGACCGCGGTGCTGGACGCCGCGAGCGCGGAGTACGTCTTCGAGAAGGCCGCGGAGCGAGGAATCGGCACGGAAGTCGAGTTGTAG
- a CDS encoding creatininase family protein, with amino-acid sequence MDLFDSTWTDADAAATDLALLPVGSTEQHGPHAPLGTDVLTAEAVADEAAATYDGEVVVAPAIPVGVAEEHRQFTGTLWVSADTFRSYVRETVASLAHHGWDRVVLVNGHGGNVGALREVAATIARHDAAYAVPFTWFEAVGDHSDDMGHGGPLETAMLRHVAPDLVREERVEEAREGASDGWGEWVSYANLAVDSAEFTENGVVGDPAEGSVERGEELLELAGEALVSLLAAVESRDVSLPPHK; translated from the coding sequence ATGGACCTCTTCGACTCGACGTGGACCGACGCCGACGCGGCCGCGACCGACCTCGCGCTCCTCCCGGTCGGGAGTACCGAACAGCACGGTCCCCACGCGCCCCTCGGGACCGACGTGCTGACGGCGGAGGCGGTCGCCGACGAGGCCGCCGCGACCTACGACGGCGAGGTCGTGGTCGCGCCAGCGATTCCGGTGGGGGTGGCCGAGGAGCACCGCCAGTTCACCGGGACGCTGTGGGTCAGCGCGGACACCTTCCGGAGCTACGTCCGGGAGACGGTCGCCAGCCTCGCACACCACGGCTGGGACCGGGTGGTGCTGGTCAACGGCCACGGCGGGAACGTCGGCGCGCTCCGGGAGGTCGCGGCGACCATCGCGCGCCACGACGCGGCCTACGCGGTCCCGTTCACGTGGTTCGAGGCGGTCGGCGACCACAGCGACGACATGGGCCACGGCGGGCCGCTCGAAACCGCGATGCTCCGGCACGTCGCGCCCGACCTCGTGCGCGAGGAGCGCGTCGAGGAGGCCCGCGAGGGAGCCAGCGACGGCTGGGGCGAGTGGGTCAGCTATGCGAATCTGGCGGTCGATTCGGCGGAGTTCACGGAGAACGGCGTCGTCGGCGACCCCGCCGAGGGGTCGGTAGAACGCGGCGAGGAGTTGCTGGAACTGGCGGGCGAGGCGCTGGTGTCGCTGTTGGCGGCGGTCGAGTCGCGGGACGTGTCGCTCCCGCCGCACAAGTAG
- a CDS encoding histone family protein, giving the protein MSVELPFAPVDTIIRRNAGDLRVSADAAEELARRIQLHGADLAIDAAEHATADGRKTLMSDDFGVEQVVDKEDLELPVAPVDRIARLEIDDSYRVAMDARIALADILEDYADNVAKAAAVLARHADRRTVKAEDIETYFELFG; this is encoded by the coding sequence ATGAGCGTCGAGTTGCCGTTCGCACCGGTCGATACGATAATCAGACGGAACGCTGGCGACCTCCGGGTCAGCGCCGACGCCGCCGAGGAGCTAGCGCGTCGAATTCAACTCCACGGGGCCGACCTCGCCATCGACGCGGCCGAACACGCCACCGCCGACGGGCGCAAGACCCTGATGAGCGACGACTTCGGCGTCGAGCAGGTCGTGGACAAGGAGGACCTCGAACTCCCCGTCGCGCCCGTGGACCGCATCGCCCGCCTCGAAATCGACGACAGCTACCGGGTCGCGATGGACGCCCGCATCGCGCTGGCGGACATCCTCGAAGACTACGCCGACAACGTCGCCAAGGCCGCCGCGGTCCTCGCGCGCCACGCCGACCGCCGGACCGTCAAGGCCGAGGACATCGAGACGTACTTCGAGCTGTTCGGCTGA
- a CDS encoding CBS domain-containing protein, giving the protein MEDIFVGRLMSSPVKTVSPDTKAHVAAETMLDEGIGSVVVTDDDGQLLGILTATDFVHIAAEQRWATDATVENYMTTDVTTTDANAEVRDIADLMIEEGFHHVPVVDDDEGVVGMVTTTDITAYMSHVQTPSPS; this is encoded by the coding sequence ATGGAGGACATTTTCGTCGGACGACTCATGTCGTCGCCCGTGAAGACGGTCTCGCCCGACACGAAGGCACACGTCGCCGCCGAGACGATGCTGGACGAAGGTATCGGTTCCGTGGTCGTCACCGACGACGACGGCCAGTTGCTCGGCATCCTCACCGCGACGGACTTCGTTCACATCGCGGCCGAACAGCGGTGGGCCACCGACGCGACGGTCGAGAACTACATGACGACCGACGTGACGACGACCGACGCGAACGCGGAGGTCCGGGACATCGCCGACCTGATGATAGAGGAGGGCTTCCACCACGTCCCGGTCGTGGACGACGACGAGGGCGTCGTCGGCATGGTCACGACGACCGACATCACGGCCTACATGTCCCACGTCCAGACGCCCAGTCCGTCGTAA
- a CDS encoding single-stranded DNA binding protein translates to MGAIEDVHADLDADVSLEEFREAVEEKVEQMGGLADEETAAMLIAHELDEEGGEVETVADIEPGMEEVKFVAKVVGVGDVRTFERDDEDREDGRVLNVEVADETGSIRITFWDQQADAGEEELEPGDVLRIAGRPKEGYNGVEVNVNDAEPDAETDVDVQVQDTYRVEDLSLGVSDVNLRGKVLDTDAVRTFDRDDGSEGKVANLKLGDETGRIRVTLWDERTEAAERLDPGVSVEVVDGYVRERDGSLELHVGNRGAVEEIDDDVSYEPETADIEALEIGDEADIGGVVRETQEKRTFDRDDGSEGQVRNIRVQDGTGDLRVALWGEKADVDVAPGDEIQLADVEIQDGWQDDIEGSAGWQSTVTVLGEADPGAGSAGASGGSTGGSGDDSGSDGTGLDAFGGDGASASAESDTGGSADAGSADAESVEFTGTVVQAGDPIILDDGEETVSVASNADVTLGEKVTARGELRDGTLDAEDVF, encoded by the coding sequence ATGGGCGCGATAGAGGACGTTCACGCCGACCTCGACGCCGACGTATCTCTCGAGGAGTTCCGCGAGGCGGTCGAGGAGAAGGTCGAGCAGATGGGCGGTCTCGCCGACGAGGAGACGGCCGCGATGCTCATCGCCCACGAGTTGGACGAGGAGGGCGGGGAGGTCGAGACCGTCGCCGACATCGAACCGGGCATGGAGGAGGTCAAGTTCGTCGCCAAGGTCGTCGGGGTGGGCGACGTGCGGACCTTCGAGCGCGACGACGAGGACCGCGAGGACGGCCGGGTCCTGAACGTCGAAGTCGCCGACGAGACCGGGTCGATTCGCATCACCTTCTGGGACCAGCAGGCCGACGCCGGAGAAGAGGAACTGGAACCCGGCGACGTGCTTCGCATCGCTGGCCGCCCCAAGGAGGGGTACAACGGCGTCGAGGTCAACGTCAACGACGCCGAACCAGACGCCGAGACCGACGTGGACGTGCAGGTTCAGGACACCTACCGCGTCGAAGACCTCTCGCTGGGCGTCTCGGACGTGAACCTGCGCGGGAAGGTGCTGGACACCGACGCCGTCCGGACGTTCGACCGCGACGACGGTTCGGAGGGGAAGGTCGCCAACCTGAAACTCGGCGACGAGACCGGCCGCATCCGGGTGACGCTCTGGGACGAGCGCACCGAGGCCGCCGAGCGACTCGACCCCGGCGTCTCCGTGGAGGTCGTGGACGGCTACGTCCGCGAACGCGACGGGAGTCTGGAACTTCACGTCGGCAACCGCGGCGCGGTCGAGGAGATTGACGACGACGTGTCCTACGAACCCGAGACCGCCGACATCGAGGCCCTCGAAATCGGCGACGAGGCTGACATCGGCGGTGTGGTCCGCGAGACCCAAGAGAAGCGCACGTTCGACCGCGACGACGGCTCGGAGGGCCAAGTCCGAAACATCCGGGTCCAAGACGGCACGGGCGACCTCCGGGTCGCGCTCTGGGGCGAGAAAGCAGACGTTGACGTGGCACCCGGCGACGAAATCCAACTCGCCGACGTGGAGATACAGGACGGCTGGCAGGACGACATCGAAGGCTCCGCCGGATGGCAGTCCACCGTCACCGTCCTCGGCGAGGCCGACCCCGGCGCGGGGTCGGCCGGAGCCAGCGGTGGCAGTACTGGCGGGAGCGGCGACGACTCGGGAAGCGACGGCACGGGTCTCGACGCCTTCGGCGGCGACGGCGCGAGCGCATCGGCCGAGTCCGACACTGGCGGGAGCGCGGACGCCGGGAGTGCGGACGCCGAATCCGTGGAGTTCACCGGCACCGTCGTCCAAGCGGGCGACCCCATCATTCTGGACGACGGCGAGGAGACCGTCAGCGTCGCGTCGAACGCCGACGTGACGCTGGGCGAGAAAGTGACCGCGCGCGGCGAGTTGCGCGACGGCACGCTCGACGCCGAAGACGTGTTCTGA
- the azf gene encoding NAD-dependent glucose-6-phosphate dehydrogenase Azf encodes MDDPVLLTGAEGRVGQAILSDLSAEYEWRLLDRDPPTHDTNHEFVVADITDEEAVREAAEGVGAIVHLAGDPRPEAPWNSVLNNNIDGTRNVLEAAVAEGVEKVVFASSNHAVGAYETDERTPDMYRPSDDYQLDGTELPRPSNLYGVSKATGEVLGRYYHDEHGLSVVCVRIGNLTKNHPPRDYERGQAMWLSHSDCAHLFDRCIQADYDYEIVYGISDNDRKYYSIENAREVLGYEPKDNSAEFANAEC; translated from the coding sequence ATGGACGACCCAGTCCTGCTAACGGGCGCGGAGGGCCGCGTCGGGCAGGCCATCCTCTCGGACCTCTCGGCTGAGTACGAGTGGCGACTCCTCGACCGGGACCCACCGACCCACGACACGAACCACGAGTTCGTCGTCGCCGACATCACCGACGAGGAGGCCGTCCGCGAGGCCGCCGAGGGCGTCGGGGCCATCGTTCACCTCGCGGGCGACCCCCGTCCCGAAGCGCCGTGGAACAGCGTGCTGAACAACAACATCGACGGCACCCGGAACGTCTTGGAGGCCGCCGTCGCGGAGGGCGTCGAGAAGGTCGTGTTCGCCTCGTCGAACCACGCCGTCGGGGCCTACGAGACCGACGAGCGCACGCCCGACATGTACCGACCGAGCGACGACTACCAACTCGACGGCACGGAACTGCCTCGCCCCTCGAACCTCTACGGCGTCAGCAAGGCGACCGGCGAGGTCTTGGGTCGGTACTACCACGACGAACACGGTCTGAGCGTGGTCTGCGTCCGCATCGGCAACCTGACGAAGAACCACCCGCCGAGAGACTACGAGCGCGGGCAGGCGATGTGGCTCTCGCACAGCGACTGCGCGCACCTGTTCGACCGGTGCATTCAGGCCGATTACGACTACGAAATCGTCTACGGCATCTCGGACAACGACCGGAAGTACTACTCCATCGAGAACGCCCGCGAGGTGCTGGGCTACGAACCCAAAGACAACTCCGCCGAGTTCGCCAACGCCGAGTGCTGA
- a CDS encoding DUF7860 family protein: MGRYGDLNYQWLAKTGFLCSLALFAVGAGGELAAAAMHLTLPAWENALFVNFEILGTLGALLSPLVFGVVMPLTE; the protein is encoded by the coding sequence ATGGGACGATACGGAGACCTGAACTACCAGTGGCTGGCCAAAACTGGATTCCTGTGCAGTCTCGCACTGTTCGCGGTCGGGGCGGGCGGCGAACTCGCCGCGGCGGCGATGCACCTCACGCTCCCGGCGTGGGAGAACGCGCTGTTCGTGAACTTCGAGATACTGGGGACGCTCGGCGCGTTGCTCTCGCCGCTGGTGTTCGGCGTCGTGATGCCACTGACCGAGTGA
- a CDS encoding outer membrane protein assembly factor BamB family protein has product MHRRHLLATLGGVALFGTAGCATNACSPSPTTEFDPPRTAWPRPRFGPTNVAAADASGVDAPADGPTARGPTARGPSDDPATAWTCDLPDDARDDGATSAPVVADGTVYVATGLPGRFAEEGSDGSLLAIDAATGETRWSSRLPEGATGPPTVADGTLLVGARDGTLRGFDFEGTRKWSVGFDAPPNTPTVVGDAAYLTTAQGSVKAVALPSGDACWTVSQKRPRDHLGFGRAYHSAAKPAVADGTVYAPTATADGEEGHSIRQGRLLAIDAESGERRWQYRFETDELPRAPAVRDGTVYVAGGDALHAVAAESGERRWSFATGYDESSAPAVADGTVYVSSKNVYALDAETGDERWRHVNLATSGSITHDDQTALTDSPAVADGAVYVAVGALDAETGTERWGEFGNRPDSEYFYPTDRDDVAAGGPALADGAAYVATTYGVIHKFAGGGDGA; this is encoded by the coding sequence ATGCACCGCCGCCACCTCCTCGCGACCCTCGGCGGCGTCGCCCTGTTCGGCACCGCCGGATGCGCGACGAACGCCTGTTCGCCCTCCCCGACGACCGAGTTCGACCCGCCCCGGACGGCGTGGCCCCGGCCGCGCTTCGGCCCGACGAACGTCGCCGCGGCCGACGCCTCCGGAGTCGATGCCCCCGCGGACGGACCGACGGCGCGCGGACCGACGGCACGTGGCCCGTCCGACGACCCCGCGACCGCGTGGACCTGCGACCTGCCCGACGACGCGCGCGACGACGGCGCGACCAGCGCGCCGGTCGTCGCCGACGGCACCGTCTACGTCGCCACCGGTCTCCCCGGCCGATTCGCCGAGGAAGGGAGCGACGGCTCCCTGCTCGCAATCGACGCCGCGACCGGAGAGACGCGCTGGTCGAGCCGCCTCCCCGAGGGCGCGACCGGGCCGCCGACGGTCGCGGACGGGACCCTCCTCGTCGGCGCGAGAGACGGCACGCTCCGAGGATTCGACTTCGAGGGCACCCGAAAATGGTCGGTCGGCTTCGACGCGCCGCCCAACACTCCGACAGTGGTCGGCGACGCGGCTTACCTGACGACGGCGCAGGGGTCCGTGAAGGCCGTCGCGCTCCCGAGCGGCGACGCTTGCTGGACGGTCTCACAAAAGCGACCCCGCGACCACCTCGGCTTCGGCCGGGCGTACCACTCGGCCGCGAAACCGGCGGTCGCCGACGGCACGGTCTACGCTCCGACCGCGACGGCCGACGGCGAGGAGGGCCACAGTATCCGGCAGGGGCGACTCCTCGCCATCGACGCCGAGTCGGGCGAGCGACGCTGGCAGTACCGGTTCGAAACCGACGAACTGCCCCGCGCGCCCGCAGTCCGCGACGGGACTGTCTACGTCGCTGGCGGCGACGCGCTCCACGCCGTCGCGGCGGAGTCGGGCGAGCGTCGCTGGTCGTTCGCCACCGGCTACGACGAGAGTAGCGCCCCGGCGGTCGCCGACGGAACGGTGTACGTCTCCTCGAAGAACGTCTACGCGCTCGACGCCGAGACCGGCGACGAGCGGTGGCGACACGTCAATCTGGCCACGTCCGGGTCGATTACTCACGACGACCAGACTGCGCTCACCGACTCGCCCGCGGTCGCCGACGGGGCGGTCTACGTCGCGGTCGGCGCGCTCGACGCCGAGACGGGCACGGAGCGGTGGGGCGAGTTCGGCAACCGGCCCGACAGCGAGTACTTCTATCCGACGGACCGCGACGACGTGGCCGCTGGCGGCCCCGCGCTCGCGGACGGCGCGGCCTACGTCGCGACGACGTACGGTGTGATTCACAAGTTCGCTGGCGGAGGTGATGGCGCGTGA
- a CDS encoding DUF309 domain-containing protein, with amino-acid sequence MADHLRAGVAIYNDGEFHAAHDAWEDRWLDLAAGSDDERLLHGLIQFTAAVHHAYGANWAGVRGLAESGAGYLADLPADYRGVNVGDVRNYLRAVASDPEHVERVAPPDLTHEEVPLRPEDLRFEASAVVAEVVAEEYGYDESVVEKAIEYALADLDGGKATSQFVTFVMDFARDAANRGIIFQRLEGAVGKRRHEEEDVEGLFD; translated from the coding sequence ATGGCCGACCACCTCCGGGCCGGGGTCGCCATCTACAACGACGGCGAGTTCCACGCGGCCCACGACGCGTGGGAGGACCGCTGGCTCGACTTGGCGGCGGGGAGCGACGACGAGCGACTCCTCCACGGACTCATCCAGTTCACCGCGGCGGTCCACCACGCCTACGGCGCGAACTGGGCGGGCGTCCGGGGTCTCGCCGAGAGCGGCGCGGGCTACCTCGCGGACCTCCCGGCCGACTACCGAGGCGTGAACGTCGGCGACGTGCGGAACTATCTCCGGGCGGTCGCCAGCGACCCCGAACACGTAGAGCGCGTCGCGCCCCCCGACCTGACTCACGAGGAGGTCCCGCTCCGACCCGAGGACCTGCGCTTCGAGGCCAGCGCGGTCGTCGCCGAGGTGGTGGCCGAGGAGTACGGCTACGACGAGAGCGTGGTCGAGAAGGCAATCGAGTACGCTCTGGCGGACTTGGACGGCGGGAAGGCGACCAGCCAGTTCGTGACGTTCGTGATGGACTTCGCGCGCGACGCGGCGAACCGCGGGATAATCTTCCAGCGATTGGAGGGTGCGGTGGGGAAACGAAGACACGAAGAAGAGGACGTAGAGGGACTGTTCGATTAG
- a CDS encoding DUF5790 family protein has translation MSQSTLDEDELFGEAASEVREDVEASLEQASDSLPDTDDIWNVEADNTLGALNALRSALDTGDAADHLRDAKKWYTMGERADAFEEADDLEAEIGRVEEAIEDIEDAKEQVGDLTSTIPGVKNTLEELQADDEEADDEADAAADADTDEESDEAQTDDEDAEEAEAAE, from the coding sequence ATGAGCCAATCGACACTCGACGAGGACGAGCTGTTCGGCGAGGCGGCCAGCGAGGTCCGCGAGGACGTGGAGGCCAGCCTCGAACAGGCCAGCGATTCGCTCCCCGACACCGACGACATCTGGAACGTCGAGGCCGACAACACCCTCGGCGCGCTGAACGCGCTCCGGTCCGCGCTCGACACCGGCGACGCCGCCGACCACCTCCGGGACGCCAAGAAGTGGTACACGATGGGCGAGCGCGCCGACGCGTTCGAGGAGGCCGACGACCTCGAAGCCGAAATCGGCCGCGTCGAGGAGGCCATCGAGGACATCGAGGACGCCAAAGAACAGGTCGGCGACCTCACCAGCACGATTCCGGGGGTGAAGAACACCCTCGAAGAACTACAGGCCGACGACGAGGAGGCCGACGACGAAGCGGACGCCGCGGCGGATGCCGACACCGACGAGGAGTCCGACGAGGCCCAGACCGACGACGAGGACGCCGAAGAAGCCGAGGCCGCCGAGTAG
- a CDS encoding DUF5789 family protein, with amino-acid sequence MSDTDDSREMGLELGDLKDDLRDADYPMDAEELMDRFGDHEIGLPDGEESFEEVMVTGGDETFESADEVEQAILNRVSADAVGREGYSDRGAGNEGENTDESF; translated from the coding sequence ATGAGCGACACCGACGACAGCCGCGAGATGGGGCTCGAACTCGGCGACCTGAAAGACGACCTGCGGGACGCCGACTACCCGATGGACGCCGAGGAGCTGATGGACCGGTTCGGCGACCACGAAATCGGCCTGCCGGACGGCGAGGAGAGCTTCGAGGAGGTCATGGTCACGGGCGGCGACGAGACCTTCGAGTCGGCCGACGAGGTCGAACAGGCCATCCTCAACCGGGTCAGCGCCGACGCGGTGGGTCGGGAGGGGTACTCCGACCGCGGTGCCGGAAACGAGGGCGAGAACACCGACGAATCGTTCTGA
- a CDS encoding outer membrane protein assembly factor BamB family protein, giving the protein MKRRALLAACGATLSAGCAGWSPLGGPVGSGCELAEEVPGDAEWGAPRGGPRNTASAPANRTPAPPLSVSWTFSIPGVMGTPTPTVVDGTAFVTDLDGSAFAIDAETGDRQWRTAVAEIESGVTVGDGLAVVTSDEGVVALDADDGTERWVAAVSPAYEATPVVADDSVYVPSDLGIVALDAADGTERWRYVTGLRTKASPAVADGTVFVGNDDAYVYALDAATGDPRWRFKTRGEVACSPAFAGGTVYAGSREGRVYALDAETGKRRWSRAVTRSVEGVEDLAVGHGNVYVGADERLHAVGRESGEQCWRSGRYVSRYSGGPAVGDGRVYAPTDRGGGDIDLRETSIGGFDAGTGELVWRLDAGDDRRMDIAPAIADGALFAGGNVAGSLAVARLDPR; this is encoded by the coding sequence GTGAAGCGTCGGGCGCTCCTCGCGGCCTGCGGCGCGACGCTCTCGGCTGGCTGTGCGGGCTGGAGTCCGCTCGGCGGGCCGGTCGGTTCGGGCTGTGAACTCGCCGAGGAGGTACCGGGCGACGCCGAGTGGGGCGCGCCGAGGGGTGGCCCGCGGAACACCGCCTCGGCACCGGCGAACCGAACGCCAGCACCGCCGCTGTCGGTTTCGTGGACGTTTTCGATACCGGGCGTGATGGGGACGCCGACGCCGACCGTGGTAGACGGGACGGCGTTCGTCACTGACTTGGATGGGAGCGCCTTCGCAATCGACGCTGAGACGGGCGACCGACAGTGGCGAACCGCTGTCGCGGAGATCGAGAGCGGCGTCACGGTCGGCGACGGTCTCGCGGTCGTCACGAGCGACGAGGGCGTGGTCGCGCTCGACGCCGACGACGGGACCGAGCGGTGGGTCGCGGCGGTCTCGCCCGCCTACGAGGCGACGCCGGTCGTCGCCGACGACAGCGTCTACGTGCCGTCTGACCTCGGAATCGTCGCGCTCGACGCCGCCGACGGAACCGAGCGGTGGCGATACGTGACCGGCCTGCGGACGAAGGCATCGCCAGCGGTGGCCGACGGCACGGTCTTCGTGGGGAACGACGACGCCTACGTCTACGCGCTCGACGCCGCGACCGGCGACCCACGGTGGCGGTTCAAGACCCGCGGAGAGGTGGCCTGCTCCCCGGCGTTCGCCGGTGGAACGGTCTACGCGGGGTCCCGAGAGGGACGAGTCTACGCGCTCGACGCCGAGACGGGCAAACGGCGCTGGTCCCGCGCCGTCACGCGATCCGTCGAAGGGGTCGAGGACCTCGCGGTCGGTCACGGGAACGTCTACGTCGGTGCCGACGAGCGACTGCACGCTGTCGGACGCGAGTCCGGCGAGCAGTGCTGGCGCTCGGGGCGCTACGTCAGCCGGTACTCCGGTGGTCCGGCGGTTGGTGACGGACGCGTGTACGCCCCGACGGACCGCGGGGGCGGCGACATCGACCTGCGCGAGACGAGCATCGGCGGGTTCGACGCCGGAACCGGCGAACTCGTCTGGCGGCTCGACGCGGGCGACGACCGGCGGATGGATATCGCCCCCGCGATAGCCGACGGGGCGCTCTTCGCCGGAGGCAACGTAGCCGGGTCGCTCGCAGTCGCGCGACTCGACCCGCGATGA
- a CDS encoding translation initiation factor IF-2 subunit beta, with product MDYASNLDRAMDATPDFEGQSERFSYPDANAQKDGAFTRLTNLSDVADALGRDPEHIHSALQRELGTNGKLEDGRARYNGTFSGSDFDAALESYVQEFVLCSECGLPDTRLVRENRNLMLRCDACGAFRPVTKRSTSSQNQNREAVEEGATYEVKITGTGRKGDGVAEKGKYTIFVPGAQEGDVVQIYIKNISGNLAFARLA from the coding sequence ATGGACTACGCATCTAACCTCGACAGAGCCATGGACGCGACGCCCGACTTCGAGGGCCAGAGCGAGCGATTCAGCTACCCCGACGCCAACGCGCAGAAGGACGGCGCGTTCACCCGACTCACCAACCTGAGCGACGTTGCCGACGCACTCGGCCGGGACCCCGAACACATCCACAGCGCGCTCCAGCGCGAACTCGGTACCAACGGGAAACTCGAAGACGGCCGCGCGCGCTACAACGGGACCTTCTCCGGGTCGGACTTCGACGCCGCCTTGGAGAGCTACGTCCAAGAGTTCGTCCTCTGTTCGGAGTGTGGCCTGCCGGACACCCGCCTCGTCCGCGAGAACCGCAACCTGATGCTGCGCTGTGACGCCTGTGGTGCGTTCCGCCCCGTGACGAAGCGTTCGACCTCCTCGCAGAACCAGAACCGCGAAGCGGTCGAGGAGGGCGCGACCTACGAGGTCAAAATCACCGGCACGGGTCGCAAGGGCGACGGCGTGGCCGAGAAGGGCAAGTACACCATCTTCGTGCCCGGTGCCCAAGAGGGCGACGTGGTGCAGATCTACATCAAGAACATCAGCGGGAATCTGGCGTTCGCGCGACTCGCCTAA